TGTCAACCCGTGGACTTAaacttaataaatgaatatatgtTTCATAACAAATGGAAACGAGCAAGCTGTTTGTTTGTCCAGCAACATGTATGGTTAGGGAGTAAAAGAGTCATTTCGTGTACAAGTTAGCACCGGTAGGGGCAAGAAACTAAACAAATTTTTTTTAAGGCTAAATAGGCAAGTTCAAAAGAAAAAGGGCAAAAAAAACTAAGCACAAAATTCTTTTGGGACGAGAAACTAATCTTTTCCTTAAAATAATTTGTCCTAGATAAAGTTTGGCATTTTTTTAATAATCTATCAAGTTTGGCGTTAAGAGAGAAAGTATAAATAACAGTGATAAATCTTGTTTTTGATATTATAACAGTGATAAATCTTACTACAGAATATTCCTCCTTGAacttttattttttataatataTACCCCTTTTTTTCAATTCCCCTTGACCTTGGCACAGGGTGAATAAAAAATAGTGATCCATTGCTTACTAACCAGACGGCTCCGGCCTGGCCCAAGATCCAGCGATCCGTTACACACGCGTGGGAATCCAACGGAGTAGCCCAGTTCTCAGTGTCCACCGGCCGCCGCACTGCCTGGCTCTGTTCTGTTGGTGACCGGAGATGGATGGGGAAGAGGAGAACATCGGGCCGTTCCGCCAGACCAGCGCGCGCACGCGCCGCATGGCGTCCACGCCAAATTTGGTCCGCGCTCGCCAGCTCTGACAACCGCGCCCAGGTAACATGGGGATTGGACTGAGACTGAGACTGACTGCTCCTGctttccccttcttcctcctactCCAAGCTGTTTTTCCCATACAGTTCATCAATGAAGACGTCAATTCCCTTTCCTTTCCGAGTATTAACTGTGCTGAAGTTAGAATTGCAGCTCTCGAGACATTTTGTCTGCTCAAGCGTTGAGGTCAATGTACTCTCCAATTTTATCTAACCAGTATAACATAACCATTTCAAGTATTGGCCTTATTATTTTTTTTCTAGAAGAAGGATTGGGCTCATTGACAAGTAGTTTTGGTAATACTAACTATATGCTCTAGAAAATATTTCCATCCTGGGTTTGCACTGCTCGGTTTGTGGTAGTTCTGCAAACTACACATGTGTGAGGTGTCAGGTCAGGTGTGAAACAAGGTTCTGTTCTTACCACGCTGCCTGAAATTTGTGGCTTGATCAACTGGATGTACAAGCTGCATTTGTTGTGTCCATTGTCCACTCCCTAATGATTGCTAATCTATAGTTTGATCAGTAGGATATGATTGTTGTGTATGTTTTATACTTTGTAGGATGGAGTAGCTTAGTGGCAGGAAACTGTTTTTCTTAGGTATGTACTGCAGTCTGCAGTTGAAATTGCTAGGTTAGATCTCTTGTAGGCTAGCCATTTTTTCGTCAGAAATGTTATGTGAGTAGCTGCATTTACACTGTGGTAGGTTTCACTTTCTTCTGCACCATGTAATGCTTTGCTATTAATTTTGGAAAGCAAAACTTTTACTACAAGTAGGTTTCTGTTTCAGTTTACATAACAATGGAAATTCCTCTGTATGAGGCAAGGAAGTCTCATCATACACATTATACTTTGAAGAATCAggataaaccttatgtctctgtTCACTGTTATTATTTGTTTCGAAAGTTCAATGATTGGCAGTGCATCTAATAACAAGAGAATATTTGGTATTCTCTAGCAACAAGTATGTCCAGTAACTCAGTTGTCAGCACCAAATGATGTGGCACCTGTTACTGCTGTAGAACGAGAATAATCCTTCTTTATCTTGTTCAGTGTCACAACCACATCACTCATCGTCACCCTTTCGTCAGGTATGTCACGCAAGCATAGTAAACCCAGTTCAAACATTGACTCAAGGAAGTTATTCATGCAACTAATTGAAGGGTCTTGAAGTAAACATTCATccatgtcgatgttttaccaccgatagcctgccacaggggtacccaggacagttgttcgggcttcggcgaatagtggaactcggcggttacgcaaagagactcacgatttatactggttcaggccctcgacttggtcgagtaataaccttacgtccagtcggcgttagcctatTTGTGTCATGTTGCTTTGAGTATTGAGTATGCGTTGTTTACAGGTGATACACTCagcagccctttatagtccagatGTTGCAGAGGGTTGTTTGAATACTACTCGGATACAAGgttagagtcctaagctatgctttagatgcctttccttgtatagtccgagTTGTAGATTTGATTCTGCACGTTGCTTTTGTTCCGTGTCATCTTGATGATTGGGCCGTGAGCCTTATTACTAAGGCCCCACTTTCTTGTAGTACGGTCTATAGGGGGCCCATAGGGTttcccatcgacaagcccccgagtatTTCAtaattgagcttcaagggccgggttgttgtagacttgatccgggtttttcttgaagtgaaatcttgagatgttcttctttgtttcttcttgtggctgatgtgcactttttcgcaaaaagtgcactcagtgagtgtagcccccgagcttcttgctatttggcacaaaAAGTAAAAAGGTCTTCTTGTCTTGACGTCCTCCGGGTTCTTTTGTGGTCGTGGAGAGAGTGCAATTttaaaattgcactcactgagtgtagcccccgagccttttgttttttttgtacAAAAGgctggagggtcaaaaaattgAAAATATGTTTCTCTGTGGtgggtacttgcagcccccgagccttctccgggttcttttCTTTTGTAAAGAAGCCGGTTAAAGGATCTTGAAGTGTGTCTTCTGTGTTTTGTCTATATTGGTCACGAGTAGGTTCTGTACATCCACGGGTGGAAATTTTCTTATGCTTGCATGTCTTGTTGTTGACAGGAATCTTGCTTTTTGCCACTGTTTGCTTCTTTTGTTGTTttgctcttttgtctcttgcttctttctttttctcgtgatctttGGCCTTGCATGCCCTTTTGCTGGCTATAAGTATCTCCCTTATGATCTGTAGTTTTGCCTTGAGTAGGAAAAAATTTTGAGTCCCCTTTGTGTCTTTCATCTATGTGTATACTGATGTGCgaggttgagcagcccccgggccctgcccacttgatgatggaTAGGGTggcagttagaagagttcttgtgccccttgttggcatttcttagcgtcacTACCAGGTTTGTAGTCCcaggcaacggtgccagaaagcttgttggtatttgttaacgcacacagataaatccgcaagcgaaCGAATACCGTTGTAgttttcacccaggagtattccagggtatcgtatttatcctcaGGGAAGCAATGGATAAAGTTGATAACTAACCATCATGTATCTGCTAACTAGTGTACCAGCtagactaaagtgggggtaaAAGATATAATTCGAGTTTTAGGTAAATGACACACACAGGAGAACTCCATAAAAAGACAGCAGAGTAGATAGACTAAGCTGGGAGGTCAACGGGAGAGGTCAAGGTTCCTATTTTCTCCTCCATTACCGTGCTTCTATTCTAGTTCACACCAAAGGGATAACTAAGCGAAGGTCAAGCATAGCGGTCACACTAAGGCACTTCGGAGCAGCTGTTCCTTTCCGGTTCTCGAAAAGACTGGGAAGGGGTAACCGGGAGAAGGCAGCCAAAAGCTCTACGAAAACACCAACCCAAACGTGGTGGAATACAAAGGCCTGGTCCGAGCTGTCACCCcgggggctaccacaactatccgtggGGTTGGGCGCAAACTCAGGTAACACCCTAGCccagacaccacgtctatgctagcGGTTACTACTCTAGCCACATATGATAACTAGAGCATTCGGTCGAACGGAGATCCCATGCCAAAGAGTAAACCACTACACCGACCAAACTTAGCTAAAGAACTAAGGCATAACTAGATAACCATAAGGACAAAACAGTAACTTAGAGAAGATAAATATATTGAAAGTACTCGAGTCTTACAGAGGACCGATATAAGATTGTACCGGTCCTTCGAGGGCTCTTCCGGAACTTTGCACTTCTCTCCCTAACTCCCAACTAGGCTAGTGCTACTCTACTACATCTTGAGGTATGGTGGTGTTGCTCCTTGGTGGTGTGTGTGAGAGAGGGGGAGGTGCCTCTATTTATAGGAGGGTGGAGGAATGTTCATGGAATATTCTCCTCCTAAATGCCCAAAACCGACCTCTAGACGCGTGTAGGTACATTGAACTTGCCTCTCCCCTGCACAACCGACCTCAAGCCATCAATGTGGAACCGCCATAGTGAGGAGGGCCCAGACGACAGTAGAGAGGGTGCGGGCGTGCCCCTAGTGCGGTGGCCAGGGCTAGCCCCCCTCAGCTCCTCCTTGATGTGGCAGGTCTGTGGATGGGCCTGGACTTCAACTACGTTGGGTACTGGCCCAAATTGTTTATGAAGGTGGGCTTCTTCTTCTCTCTGTGTTTGCGCATTCTGAAAATGTGTTTTCTGCACTGCGCTTTCTCCTCTCTCTTGTGCATTTTGATATGTTTTTCATCTATACTGCCCTGCACATGgtaaatcaccaaaacttgtggaatgtATTAGTTTATAAACCCTATCACTAGGTTTGGTGTTTATTTGGTTGGATTTTATGTGGCAAATGGCGGTTAAAATTATGCAATAAGGACCGCCAACACCCCTCGGGGAGATTTTCCTGAGAAGTTTGAGGGAGCAGATAGAAGAGTTCTTGTGATGTGGCTTCCATGCCTGCTCTATCTGCTTTTCAATCTTTGGGCTGTCACTGTTGCCGGTCCTGGGTTGGCAGATGTGGTGCGCTCCACCCTCTTGGCGGTCAATGTTTGCACCGGACTCCTACTAGCTGACCCTGAGTTGGAGTTTGGTGACCATATCGGTGTGCTCGTCTAGGACGTGGTTGTCTCACTGTCCACAACTTAGGATTTGCTTCACCTCTTGAAGTTGTAGTATATTCGGGTTGTTTTTATTCTGCTAGGCATTGACTAGGGTCTTCCTGTTCTTTACCGTGGTGATTTTATCGTAGCCTTGGCTTTGCCTTGTATTTTGTGACTTGTGGTCTTCTGTGGTAGTCGAATTCCACGGGATTCCTTGTCATGGTATTTAGAGATTCTCTCTTATTATTATTCTGTAAACCATGTAATCTTGTACCCTTATGACTGAAATGATGAAAATATTCCCATGTTCTGTTTTGTCTTGATACTTGCTCTCCTTGTGGTGACGAGTTCTCTCTTGAGTTCCGAGTTGTTTCTTTGGCCGATCATTGCTGCTGTCATACTGGTTGTTGAAGAATTCAATATATGTCCTCACGGGTTGTACTGTTGTTGTGGAATATACTCTTGGATATGCTTTGTCTTGTACTGCGGCTGTCCTGGGTATGCACTATTCTCTCGTGATGGTCTAGTCACGCCTGACTTTTACTATAGTCCTTGTGACTCACAAGATTGTCCTTTTAGAATCTTTTTTCTTCATAGACTTGGTGTATGTGCACCTGTGTTGTTCTATAAATACTGCCAGTCTGATGCTTCTTTGTTGTATCCCACTTGTAGTCTTTTCTCCATTCTCTTGTAGCCATGTATATTATAGTTTGTGAGCTTGACGAGCCCTCGGGCTTGTTGTCTCTCTTTTATCTCTTCTGCTAGTAAATGGTGtaggtcttgtgatagggattagtaGCAGGCTAATATCTGGGTGGTATTTAGCTATAAGGGGCATTGAGGCAAATGGTGTaggacttgtgatgtaggtggtGCATGTTGCGCTGCCTGATCTTCCAGTGCCTGCCTTTTATTCTTTTTGCTCTCCTTACAGTGATGATTGGCGCGTGGTCCGGTTTGTTCTTCGATAGTCCGTTGTAGATCAACCATTGTTTTGTCTTCTGCTGTGCCATTGTGGCTCAGTCCGGTGTAGATCAGCACGTGTCGGGATTAGGTGCCGGGTTCTTCCATATTGAAGCGGTTGTCGCTGTCAATCTTGGATGACTTGTGGGTACCGCCTCTACCATCTATAGCAATCTGGATGTGTGTCTTTCCTTTGGAGAAAAGTACGTCCAGGTTGTTTTATCCTGCCTGGCAATATCGAATCTTGTTGCGGGAGGTTGCAACCTCAAATTCCACTGGGTTCTTCGCTGCCACTCTAGAATGATTTCCTTTGCTTTCTTTGTCGAATTCATTAGATCTTGTACTTTGTTGTAATCCCAATGTCTTTCTGATCAGAGAAATTAATAATTAGATTGTTTCTGTTGGAGGCCGAGTTGTCTGTCGTTGTATCTGAGTTCTTTCTTGTATTAATCCTTTCTCTGTACGCTTGGCTGTGATCTAATGTTATTACCAACTTGTTGTATCCCTCTTTCTGTGTTGTTTCCTTGTGAACGGTCTGGTTTGGCATCTGACTGTTATGATCTGAACGGGTCGTTGCTTTCCTTCTCTATCGTGCATGCCACTGATTGCGGAACGGTAATTTTTGGTAACCGCATCATTTGGGCCGCGTGGGCCGCGTAAATTCCCTTTATAAAAATAACTGCCCCGTTACTGTTGGCTTCATCTGCTCTTGCGAAAAAATTCCCCAAATCTTCTGGAGCCCTAGCGCTGCTTCCGCAACCCTAGATCTCCGCTTTTTGCTGCCATTTAGGTTCCCTCTTTGTCTCTGCTGCTGCTTATTGCCTTGCTGCTGCTTATTGCCTTCGATTGATGGTGAAGAAGGGTCAGGGCAAGTTTGTTGACGAAGAAGAGACTTTGGAGAAGATTGGGAACTTGGATTTTATTGTCATGAGGAGGATGCAGAAGTAGTTCCCCAAGCCATCGATGCAGGCGGCGGAATTGGACTTGCTGGTTCCTCATGGCTTGATCCAAGAGCAATTCCTTTCTGGTTTCGAACTCCCAGGTGAACATATAGTTCCTTCTCCTACTCCAAACCAATCTGTTCTTTTTTATTCCCTTTGTGCGGGCGGGGCTCTGTTTTCCTCCGTCCGACTTCCTTCTTGAGTTTCTTGAGTTTTATCAGATCCAGCTTCACCATCTTACCCCTAATGGGGTTATTTTTCTTTCTGCCTTTGCACATCTCTGCGAAGCGTTCATTGGAATTCCTCCTTGTTTTCTTCTGTTTCGACATTTCTTTCGTATGAAACTTTCTGACTCTGCCAATCCTCCTCTTTTTGGGTGCTGCATCTTACAATCCCGTCAGGGATTTAAGGACAGCTTCCCCTCCTTTACTCTTTCTGACTCTGTCAAGGATTGGACCGAAAAATGGTTCTATGTCCCAAAACCCACTCCTTTTTCTTCTGATCTTTCTTCTACTCCAAGTGCCCTTCCTGTCTGGAAGGATAAACTTTTAACTTCTGAGGTTAAGGCAATCAAGCCTTTGCTGGCTCGAGTTAGTCAGCTTAAACAGGCTGGTCTGACTGGCAATGGCTTGGTTGCCAGCTTCATTCGACGCCGGGTTCAACCTATTATGAAGAGGGAGAACTTTGGTTTTGAATACTCTGGTCCCAAGGATTCCTCTCGCCTTGTTCCTGATGCGGAGCTGCCAGTGGAAGTGATTCTTGACCGCTTGAAGCGGGTTTTTAGTAATGTTAGTGCGATGCCTGCTCGCATTGACGAATATGATGCTGCTCATCCTCCTCCTGAGGTAAGTATATATCTCTGACTTCTTTTTATTGTAGTTCTTGTAAAACTTTGTTCTAATCTTGCTATTTGTCCTTTTTTATAGGGTCTTAGACGGGCTTTTGAGCTCATTATTCCTGTTGCTGCGGCAGCTGCTGAAGATACGACTGATGATGAAGCCGTCGAAGAGGAGGCAACTGCTGATGACATAATTCAACCTTGAGATGATGCTGCTCCTTCCGGGCCGGGTTCTTCTTCCGCCAGGTTGTTTACTGGCTTGTTTGAAGGTCAACACTCCTATGTTGAGTATGTTCCTGATCCTCGAATTGCTCAATACATCTTGTTATCTAGGAAGCGGCGGACTGAGGCTGCTTCTAAACAGTCGTTGCCCAAGAGGCGACGCTCAACTCATCAACGTTCCTCGACAGGTAATATTCTCGTAGGTGAGCTTGTACCAAACTTTTTCCTTTGTTGTTTTCTGACTTTGTTCAGCTCTTGTATATTGATCCGGGTTGTTTTTGGTTCCTGATAGATGGACAGTCTGTCACTGTAAATGAGGAGGTGTCACGATGATTTTCCTCTTGCTCTTCGGTCGTGAGTTCTCATTCTCTTATTATATTTTGTGTCCTTTGAGCTTGATTGTCTTGTTCTAACTGAGTTCTTTTTCCTATAGTCGTGCACGGCCCCCTTGTGCCCCTGTACTGTCTGCTGTGCCTATTCAATCAGCCATCCCTCTTGTTTCTTCTGGGGTGGCTGTTGATGACTTGTTCTCTGTGCCTCTTCCTGACTCTATTTTCTTGGAAGTGGCTGTTAGCTTCAACAAGGCTATCAAGTAAGTCCTTTCTTGTTTCTTTTAGTTATTTCTTCTGATGATttgctttgttttttcttttttctgatgGATCTGAGTTCTTTTGCTAGGTCCTCTGAGGATGCTTCATCTTCCTAGGCTCTTGATGCTGGGAGGCTTGAGGCTGAGAAGTCTTTGGAACAATCttctgctggtaagtttcttgtctTGTCTTTCTAGCTTTTGTATAATTATTGTATTCTGCGTCCTTGTAGATTTATATCTCTGTTTTTGTAGCTTCCCCTTCACGTGGTGCCCCTCTTGAGCCCCGTGTTGAGGAGCAATCTGTTGAAGACCTAGTGACCTCCCAAGTAGCGCACCAGGTTGATGATAGTGCTGCTGGTGGGCTTGCTGGTGCCCAATTGCCATCCGGGTTGTCTGTGCTAGACGCCCTCGAAGCCGCTGCTCGTGCTGATGCAGTGGTGGGGGGAGGGTTCTGTTAACAACCCTTCCCCTGCTGTTGCAGATGCTGAAGCTGTTCGTCCTTCGTCATCTAAGCCGAGCACTTTTCTTTTGACTCGTGCTGGGGATGAGTTGGCCCAGCTTGGCCGAGTTGAGCGAGTTTGTGATTTGCTTTCCTCCTGGGAAGCTGTCGATGGGTGCAGTCTTCTCTCAGCCCACCTGTATAGTAGTTAGCTCCTCTTTATTAATACATGGTCTACATGTCTCTCTCATAaagtttcttggttcttgtgcccaaaccagttgtaagcttacagtccacttgccctctctctctcttcttccttctctcctTCATGTCAACATTCAGCCGGCTtatagcctgctattatacttactCTAATGAAGGAGCGAGGTTTACACACACAAAATTACTCAGCACTAAATAAAGTGAACTATATATTGCAGATCTCGATATCATTTCTCGTATCGCTACCAGTATAGTACTAGTATTACCTGTGACCACTGCCACTAGCGACCACTGATTTACGGTCAGATCGTTGATTATTTTGATTACTGTATAGTACACATGTCGTCTTGGTCGCTTGTCGGTGTGGCATTTCAATGTCGACATATATGGAATCTTTACAGGCTATTGGGGCAATAGATACGTGATCACTTATAATTAATCAACGTTGTCCACG
The sequence above is drawn from the Miscanthus floridulus cultivar M001 chromosome 15, ASM1932011v1, whole genome shotgun sequence genome and encodes:
- the LOC136509506 gene encoding uncharacterized protein; translation: MKLSDSANPPLFGCCILQSRQGFKDSFPSFTLSDSVKDWTEKWFYVPKPTPFSSDLSSTPSALPVWKDKLLTSEVKAIKPLLARVSQLKQAGLTGNGLVASFIRRRVQPIMKRENFGFEYSGPKDSSRLVPDAELPVEVILDRLKRVFSNVSAMPARIDEYDAAHPPPEGLRRAFELIIPVAAAAAEDTTDDEAVEEEATADDIIQP